A region of Rhizobium grahamii DNA encodes the following proteins:
- a CDS encoding nuclear transport factor 2 family protein, whose translation MSMIEDRELRLGLERHWAASDAGDFELEHEIYQENAVLEYPQSGERIRGRRKIQESRFVQPNKKRFSVQRILGNGDLWVTEFVLSYDDVPSYVVSIMEFANGLVARETQYFAGPFEPSASRAHLVDRS comes from the coding sequence ATGTCAATGATAGAGGACCGGGAACTGAGGCTCGGGCTCGAACGCCACTGGGCCGCTTCGGACGCCGGGGATTTCGAGCTCGAGCATGAAATCTACCAAGAGAATGCTGTGCTCGAGTATCCTCAGTCCGGAGAGCGCATACGCGGGCGCAGAAAGATTCAGGAAAGCCGCTTCGTTCAGCCTAACAAGAAGCGCTTCTCCGTCCAGCGCATCCTGGGCAACGGGGATCTGTGGGTGACGGAGTTCGTCCTGTCCTACGACGACGTGCCCTCTTACGTTGTCAGCATAATGGAGTTCGCGAACGGCCTCGTGGCGAGGGAAACGCAGTACTTCGCAGGTCCTTTCGAGCCATCGGCGTCGCGGGCTCATCTGGTCGACCGGTCCTAG
- a CDS encoding aldo/keto reductase yields MTTTDMLRFKKIPLSHGTGAIPVAGFGTLIPDAVATKEAVRSALSTGFRHFDCAERYLNEEAVGAAFSEAMAAGTLRREDLFVTTKLWNTNHRPERVRPAFDASCRRLKVDYVDAYLIHTPFAFLPGEEKDPRDEYGHVIYDPGVKLIDTWRALEELVDSGRCRSIGLSDVSLEKLKEIVEAARIKPAIVQVEAHPYLPEWELLEYCQEQGIVLLAFAALGHGMVPNLLADPVVTAIADRTGQTPAQVALAWAAQRGTAFLTTSVNPKRIGENFDFSTLPEEAMLQMRGHITTNIRFNGVVDTGVPGFIPRVSGVQAAK; encoded by the coding sequence ATGACAACCACAGATATGCTCCGCTTCAAGAAGATTCCTCTTTCTCATGGCACGGGTGCAATTCCGGTTGCCGGGTTCGGAACGCTCATTCCCGACGCGGTCGCGACGAAGGAGGCGGTGAGATCGGCCCTTTCGACAGGCTTCCGTCATTTCGACTGCGCCGAACGATATCTGAACGAGGAAGCGGTTGGCGCGGCATTCAGCGAAGCCATGGCGGCGGGAACCCTGCGCCGTGAGGACCTTTTTGTCACCACGAAGCTCTGGAACACAAATCACCGGCCGGAACGAGTACGACCGGCGTTTGACGCCAGTTGCCGTCGCCTGAAGGTCGATTACGTCGACGCTTACCTTATTCATACGCCTTTCGCGTTTCTCCCAGGTGAGGAGAAAGACCCACGGGACGAGTATGGACACGTCATTTATGATCCGGGGGTCAAGCTGATCGATACCTGGCGCGCGCTGGAGGAGCTCGTGGATAGTGGGCGGTGTCGGTCGATAGGTCTTTCCGACGTCTCGCTCGAAAAGCTCAAGGAGATCGTGGAAGCGGCACGGATCAAGCCTGCGATCGTGCAGGTGGAAGCGCATCCATATCTGCCCGAGTGGGAATTGCTGGAATACTGTCAGGAGCAGGGCATTGTTCTTCTGGCTTTTGCGGCTCTCGGCCACGGGATGGTTCCGAACCTGCTTGCGGACCCAGTCGTGACCGCGATCGCCGACCGCACCGGTCAGACGCCGGCCCAAGTTGCACTGGCCTGGGCCGCCCAACGGGGAACGGCATTCCTTACGACCTCGGTGAACCCAAAGCGGATCGGCGAGAACTTCGATTTTTCCACTTTGCCGGAAGAGGCGATGCTTCAGATGCGCGGCCACATAACAACGAACATCCGCTTCAATGGCGTGGTCGACACGGGTGTTCCAGGCTTCATACCCCGAGTTTCAGGCGTACAGGCGGCCAAATGA
- a CDS encoding TetR/AcrR family transcriptional regulator — MITKPTPVPAKKRTSIGSRRNPETETAVLAAARDLISERGYAGFSVDEVARRAGAGKTTIYRWYPTKADLFIAIYTTERSTFVPVPENGNLIDELEQYTTSLWHFWASHPAGAALRGLIAEAQGTPEALSALRDRFLPDRTADVRRMLSSAAARGELRADEVDAKVALWVGFSWYKLLVGELHDEDVIRSVMMQIAEVRRNS; from the coding sequence ATGATCACGAAGCCGACACCCGTCCCCGCCAAGAAGCGAACGTCCATCGGATCGCGTCGCAATCCGGAAACCGAAACTGCGGTTCTCGCCGCTGCCAGGGATCTGATATCGGAGAGAGGCTACGCGGGGTTTTCCGTCGATGAGGTCGCCCGTCGGGCAGGTGCCGGAAAAACCACCATCTATCGCTGGTATCCGACCAAAGCGGACCTTTTCATAGCAATCTACACCACCGAGCGCTCGACCTTCGTCCCTGTTCCAGAGAACGGGAACTTGATTGACGAGCTTGAGCAATACACCACCAGCCTGTGGCATTTCTGGGCGTCGCACCCCGCCGGGGCGGCACTTCGCGGCCTTATCGCCGAGGCACAAGGCACGCCAGAAGCGCTGAGCGCGTTGCGGGACAGGTTTCTTCCCGATCGTACCGCCGACGTACGACGCATGTTGAGCAGCGCGGCGGCCCGCGGGGAACTGCGAGCCGATGAGGTGGATGCCAAGGTCGCGCTCTGGGTTGGATTTAGCTGGTACAAGCTGCTCGTCGGCGAGCTACATGACGAAGACGTCATACGGTCGGTGATGATGCAGATTGCAGAGGTTCGGCGCAACAGCTAG